ACCGGGATCACGTGTTGTTACGGACTATTTAGAGGAATCAGGTCTATTAACCTATCTAGAGAAACTAGGATTCCACATTGCGGGATATGGATGTGCAACTTGTATTGGAAATTCAGGTCCACTACCACAGGAAGTGAATGATGCAGTTAGTGAGAACGATTTAGTTGTAGCCGGAGTATTGTCGGGAAATCGAAATTTTGAAGGTCGTATCCATCCACAAATAAAAGCAAATTACTTGGCATCTCCACCACTTGTTATTGCTTATGCTATTGCAGGTACTGTTGATATAGATTTATTTAAAGAACCAATAGGATTTGATCAATTTAATAAACCAGTTTATTTAAGAGAGCTTTGGCCATCATCACAAGAAATTCAGAAAATCCTAAGTTATGCTGTTAGTCCAGAATTATTTCAAAAGCGATATCAAAATGTAACCAGTTCAAATGAAGAATGGAATTCAATACAGGTATCTGAGGGCGACCTTTACGATTGGGATGAGAAATCAACATATATCCAAGAGCCTCCTTTCTTAAAAGAGATGACAGAACAACCTAGTAATATCGTTAATATTGAAGGAGCTCGCACTCTAGCCATGCTTGGTCATTCAGTGACAACTGATCATCTTTCTCCTTCAGGAGCAATTAAGGCAGACAGTGCTTCTGGTTTATTTTTGCAACAAAAAGGAGTGGGAATAAACGATTTCAATTCGTATCCATCCCGAAGAGGTAATCATGAGGTCATGGTTAGAGCTGCACTTGCCAATTTAAGAATTCGAAATCAACTTGTACCTGGTTATGAAGGAGGAATGACGAAGTATTTTCCTACGGGAGAAATCTTATCAATGTATGACGCATCAATGAAATATAGGGAAGATCGTACGCCTTTATTTATTCTTGCAGGTAAAGAGTATGGTACTGGTAGTTCCAGAGATTGGGCTGCAAAAGGTCCGTATTTACTTGGGGTAAAGGTTGTTTTAGCTGAAAGCTTCGAAAGAATACATCGTAGTAATCTTGTAGGAATGGGAATCCTTCCTCTGCAATTTTTAGAAGGGCAAAATGTGCGGTCCCTAGGAATCACTGGAGATGAGTCATTTGAAACAATAGGATTAAATGATTCAATTAAACCAGGAAAAACTATAAAAATAAAAGCAATCAAACCTGATAAAAGTTCATTTGAATTTGATGTTAAACTACGTCTTGATAATGTCGTGGAAATTGAGTATTACCGTAATAGTGGAATTATGCAATCTGTTGTGCGTCGAATGGTCAAGTCAAAAAGCTTATTAAAATGATCGAGCTAGTATACATGTAGAAATCAAGTGAATGAGTTATTCACAAATAATTCAATTGAATTCGATAGAAAATTACTATTTTTCATGTGAAAAGAGAATCGGTATATTTAAATCATAAGATGTTAAGGGGTGTAAGCATGAATAGAACAATAGCACAAGCAGTCGTAGAGATTAATCAAGTAGCTAGTAAGTTTGAATCAAGTATTGTTATTATTACTGATGATAAAGTTGTAGATGCTAAAAGTATGTTGGGATTATCTTTTAGTATTCTTACCTCTAAATCTTTTAAGTTGGAGATTCATGGGAAAGATGAAGAGGATGCTAAAAATGCATTGAAAGAGGTTTTTGTAAAGAACAAACTTTCTGTTGAGATAAATAAGTAAATATGCAACTAAAGGTTTGATATATCAGCCCTTTTTTGATGAATTAAACAAATACTTTTAACATCCAAAACCCTTACACTCTAGTTGTAAGGGTTTTGTTAATTCCATTATGATTTAATATTATATTTTTTAATCATGCTCGTCATTTCCTGACTAAGATCACATAACTTTTCGGCAGATATCGAAATATTTGAGATTGCTATTATTTGTTCATCTACAGATGTTGTAATGGCTTCTACTGACGATGCAGATTGTTCGGCAACATTTGAAGCATTATTCATTGCAGCGGTAATGCTCTTGTTTTTATTCGTCAGTATTTCAAGTTCTTTACTTAGTGATTCAACCGCTTGTTGTGTCTCTGAGATTGCTGAAGAAATTTGTATAAACTCATTCTCAGTATCAACAACAGATTCTTTTAAATCCTCTGAACGTTCAATCGTATCTGACATTAATAATACTGTATTTTCTGTTTCTGTTTCTATTGAGTTGATCATCTCTTGAATTTGTTTTGTCGCTTGATTAGATTGTTCCGCTAGTTTTCGGACTTCATTTGCAACTACAGCAAATCCTTTGCCATTTTCACCTGCTCTAGCTGCTTCTATACTTGCATTAAGAGCCAGTAAATTCGTTTCAGAAGCAATACTTTCAATTGTATCTGTAATGCGTGAGATATCTTGGATTTTTTTTGATAGATTTGTAACCCCTAGACTTGCAGCAGAAGACGCATTAAAAGCTATTAAATTTGATTCTTTAAGTTTCGTTATGATTTGTTGACCTTGTTGTGTTGCAGCTTCTGAATTCTTTGTCATATCTTTAATGGAATTATTATGATGATTCATTCTTTCAATAGATTGATTAAGTAATGAAACATTTTTATCAATATCACTTAAGTCGGTTGATTGTGCAATAGCTCCAGCAGAAATCTCAGTTAATGTCATTCCAATTTCTTCACTAGTAGCTGAGGTTTCTTCTGAAATAGCCGATAAATCATTTGCGGATTGAAGTAAATGGTTGCTTGTATTTTGTAATCCACTAATAAGTAGTCTGAGCTGTTCTGTCATTTGATTATATGCAAAACCTAATTGCCCAATTTCGTCTTTAGATTCAGGTAATTTAGCGCTTACAATATCACCTTTAGATACACTAATTGCTGCTGTAGAAACTTCTCTTAAAAGTTTTAGCTTTTTCTTGCTAGCAAAATAAAATAATAGAATACTTAAAAGTGCTATAGAAAGAGTAAGTAAAGTCATATAGTTTCGCACAATATTAAGTTCAGAATAAAATTCATCTTCAAATACAATGACACCTACATTCCAACCCCAAGGTTCGTATTTCTCCATGTAGGCTATTTTATTTTTGAACTTCCCTGTATCTTCATCTTCATCCGAAAAAATATAATAATGCTTTTCAATTTGAGAAGCTTGTGCAGCTTGAACCATTTTTTCACGATCTGACGTATCATCAGGGATTTGACCTATAGGATTTGTCGGGTGTAGCTGTGCAGAGTAGTCAGATCCATATGCTACTAGATAGCCTGCATCCTTATATGAAAAAGAGGACTGCGTGTAATCGTACTCCTCATTATTAGACAACTTAGGTCCTAATAATTTCAAACGTGCTTTTTCTTTTGCTTCATCAAGGGTTATTTCATTATTCTTAACCTGAGAATTTAATTCTTCTAATAGCACAAGAGATCCTTCAACAATTTGTTTTAACTGATTTTTCCCTGCTTCTGTTAATTGTTTTTTCGCTAAGAAGTAGCCTGGGCCCCCAACTGTTATTCCTGTTAAAGCAACGATAACAATAATAATAATCATTAGCTTACTAGATATACTATTCTGCATTTTCTTTTGCATAACTTCACCCCGATATAAGTATGTGTTTACATATGTTATATCGGGGATTAAGGTATATATTTAATAGTAAATGTTATTATTTAGGTATTGTAAATATTGATGAATTTCTATAGAAGGAATTAATGAAACAGAAGTTAATGCTAAATATCTAATCCTAATAACTTTGCTGGGGTGTGTTTTGTCATTGTATCAATTGCTTCTGTACTTATACCATTATCAAAAAGGAATTTAATATAATTAGATAAGGCTTCGTTCCATTTTGGATTTTCAATTTGTCCTCCATCAGTTGATACAACAGTAGAATGATAACCTATTTCTTCAATAGCCTCTAAATTAATGGGAAGATTTGATTGGTATATCCCGCTTCCGATAGGTTGAGCATACGTACGTTCAAAGTAGACATTATAATTATCCTTAAGTTTTTTTTGGTCGGTTATTGTCATCCCTACAATGTGAAACTCAGGATGGGTTACAACAATTTTTTCTACCCCATGCTTTGTTGCCTCATCTACAACATAGAATATTTCTTTTGGTGATATGTGACCTGTAGCAAGAACTGCTTTCTTTTCAGCAATTAACTTAAAGATTTCTATAAGATCAGATACAATCTTGTTATCTTGAACAGGTTCTAATCCACCACTTTTTCCTTCCTTTTGAAGGTGGTTCTTAGCATGGATAGTAGGAAGCCAAACAATCTTTGCTCCTAGTTCTAAGGCATAATTAACAGCGTAAGGGTTAAATCCGCCAACTGTATGGTTAAGTGTTATGCTGCCAAATACATTTGTTTTTGGATAAACTTGATTTACAATCCAAGCTCTGTCCATGGTAGGTGTATGATGAGATTTGATGACGATCGCTTTAGCGCCAACTTTAGTTGCTTGTTCAGCCAGTTCAAGATCATTATGAGATCGAACTCTAATGTCAGGTGCTGAATGGATATGTAAGTCGATAACATCCTTTAAATTAATCATGTATAACTTCCTTTCACATAAAGATAAATATTTATCTTTCCTTTTCTTTAAGTTTACCACTGTGGAATCATCAAAAAATAATATTTAATACTCTATAACAATAGAAAATATTAATTAAAATAGATATTTTTTTTTATTGCATAGAGCGTGCTGTAGAGCAAAAGATGCCGTATTACAAATGAATATACATAAAACAAACTTTGATGGAAGGACTACAAAAAAATGGTTCCTATTCCTAGTAACCATTTTTTACTTCTTTTCTTTCTATTATTATATTTTCTTCCTCAACTTGTTTTTCTTTCTTTCCGGTCCTTATAAAAAATGAACCTCCTATTAGGAACATTCCACTTACTATGAAGACTGAAATGACACCAAGCCAAGTTCCAATTATTCCAAAGAATAATGGTGCAATTAATTGTGATAAGCGGTTTGATGAAAGGCGTAAACCGAGGACTTCTCCAGTTCTGTCCTTAGGTGAAGCGTTATAGGTTGTTGACATTGAAATTGGCTGTCCACAACCTAGGCCAAAGCCCATTAAACAGCTTAAAAAACATAAAATCATTATTTGATCCGAAATTGGGATTAAGAAAAAAGAGATTCCGGCAATAATGATCGAAGCCCATAGCACCCTTTCCCTGCCCAACCGTTTAGATACTGCTGGTAAAATAAAACGCACAACAATCATGGCTAAACCTTGTAAAGCTATAATCCAGCCAATTGATGAATTAGAAATATTATGTTGTTTTGCAAATAATGGAAAGTAAGCAACAAAGATATCTTTGGAATAGAGAACAAGGGCACTTGAGATTAATGCCTTCTTTAAAGCTGGTTCCTTTAATAACCCTATTGATGATTTCAAACTTTCTTTCTTAGCAATACTTCTCTTTAGTATGACTGGTATTCTATTAAATAATAAGATAGGCACCAGACTAATAATTAAAGCAGTTAAAAAAGCAATGGAGTAACTATAGTGTTCAGATATATAACCTCCTAAAATTGGACCAATTAATTGGCCAGAGGCTACAGCCATACCAAACATACTAAAGTATTGGTCGCGATTTTCATTAGTTGAAACATTTCCAAGAACATTCTGTAAGGAAACTGCAATAAATACATTTGAAACTCCAATAATAAATTGACTAACATATAAAGCCCAAATCGAGTGGAATAAGTAGGGAAAGAACATTCCTATTGCTAAGCCGATTAGACCGAATAAAACAGGTAAACGGTCACCTATTTTATCTGCTATTCTTCCGGCCTGTATGGCAAAAATTAAAGGGAAAAATGCAAATGCCGCAGTAAGGATGCCAATCTCAAAAGTAGTTGCTCCCATTTCTGATGCATATAAAGTAATAATAGGTCTTGTCAGATTAAGAGCCACTTGAAAACCTAACACAATAAGTAGCACACTGCGTAATACCATAAAGGTCTCCTCCAATTTTTTGAATAAGAAAAGGAAGGGACAATCCCCTTCCTAAGAAATCCTATTTAGATAACATATTATCAAGGTATTTTTTAATTGCTTCTACATTCCCAGATACATCTTGCTCTCTTTGCTCATCTTTTTTCAGTTTTTCGCGTGATTTTTCTAACACTTCTTGTCCCATTGATTGCGGGATCACCACAACCCCGTCAGCATCACCTACTACTATGTCCCCAGGTTGAATGGCTGTTCCACCACAAGAAATAGGTACATTGATTTCACCAACACCGGCCTTTCCGCTTGCAGCAACAGCTGTTCCTTTGCAAAATACAGGGAAGTTTAGGTTTTTAATTCCAGTAATATCTCTAATGACGCCATCTACAACTATAGCGCTTACACCAAGAGTTTTAGCCATTCCTACAACAAAGTCACCAGCAATTGCTCGATATTGATCTCCTTTAGCATCAATAATGATGACATCACCTGGTTTGGCTTCTCTTATAGCCTTTAATACAACTAGATTGTCGCCGACAGGCATTTTTACAGTCAAGGCTCTTCCTGCGAACTTATAATCTTCTTTTAAAGGCTTAATAGATGGGTCTAGATTATTAAGACCTTCAAACACATCAGAAATACATGTAGTTGGAATGTTTTGAAATGATGAGAATAATTCTTCCATAGTTTTTCCCCCTATAAGATTATTAATTACTATCTTTATTATAATGCTATCTATTGATGTGTATAAAATAAGTAAATCCTATGGATTGCCATAGGATTTTTCTATACCTCACTTTAAGTAGAGAGGTTACACTTATTTTCATCGAAATAATCCGTGATAAAATCAACAAATTCTTTAACCATCGAAAGAGTTAGAAATTCCTTTCGATAGAGAATCCAAGTCGTCCATTTAATATTTTCGCCATTATGGTTCGTTAAGTTCATCTTAAAAAGTTTGTCGTGTTCTTCAAGTATAATACTTGGAACAATGGAATAACCTAGGTCATTAGTAGCCATTCTTTTTGCAATTTCCATATTATCTACATTCATAGTAACTAATGGAGGGGTAGAATAATTATCTTTCCACCAGTTGTCTATCACCATATTCAGTGCTGGATCAGTATTGTAGCAAATTCTACGCATTGTCGGTAAATCTTTTATATCGATCTCACTATTAGAGATGATGCAGATATTTTCCTCTGAAATGATTTCTTTTTCATAAGGCCAATGATGATCACCTCTAACAATTCCAATGTGGGAATCTTGTTTATAGATTGATTGAATTAAATCTAAATTAAGCCTGTATTAATATTGAAATCCACCTGTGGATGCTGCTGACTAAATAATCTTAATATTTTTGGTAATTGATAAAGGGCAATGGCTCTAGCTACACTTAGTCTAAGGGTTCCACGAACATTATCTCCTAAATTCCATAGTGCTTCTTCCATATCTCTTAATTGAGTTAACATTTTATCAGCATATTTGACAAGGAATTCTCCTTGTTCGGTGAATTCAACGCCCCTTCTTCCTCTATAGAGAAGTTTAATATCATATTCTTTTTCAATTTGCTGGAGTCGATAGGTAAGAGTTGGTTGTGACATAAAAAGACGGTCAGCCGCTTTCGTAATATTCTTTTCTTCATGAACCGTTTGGAGAATTATCCAATCTTTTTTTCCATGATTACTTCCTTTCGATAGAAAAATTTAATGGTATTACATCAAAAAACAATATTTTATTAATTTCTAAAAATATAATACATTATAAGCATAGTTCAATTCAATTCCAACTTAAATTGAACTCAGGCCATTATTTATTTCATTAATAGTTAAGAAAGGGTGTTTATAAATGAAAAGTTATAAGTTAGGTGTACTATCTGGGGACGGAATTGGTCCTGAAATTGTAAGCGCTACAGTTGATGTTTTCAAAGCTGCTGCAGAAAAATTAGATGTTAAATTCAACTGGACAGATTTACCAATGGGTTGGGAAGCAATTGATAAGTATAATGACCCTACTCCACAAGTAACAAAAGAAGCTCTTTTACAATGTGATGGATGGATTATGGGTCCACACGATTCTGCAGCTTACCCAGAGGAGCACAAAGCAAAACGTAATCCAAGTGGTGAGCTTCGTCATACATTAGACCTTTATGCAAATGTAAGACCAGCTAAAACAATGCCTGGTACAAAGAGTGTTGTTGGAGAAGCAGACTTAGTTATCTATCGCGAAAACACAGAAGGTTTTTATACAGATCGTAATATGTATGTTGGTACAGGTGAGTGGCAAATCACTGAAGATGTTGTTGTTTCTACTGGTGTATTTACTAGAAAGGCTGTAGAAAGAATTGCTCACGCAGCCTTTAAAATGGCTATGCAGCGTCGCAAAAAAGTGACAATTGTTCACAAAGCAAATGTAATCAAATTAGGTACAGGGTTGTTTAAGAGAGTATGTCTAGAAGTAGCTCAACAATATCCAGAAGTTACTGTTGATGATTATCATATCGACGCAATGACAGCTCACTTAGTTCGTAGAGCAAAAGATTTTGATGTTATTGTGACAGAAAATATGTTTGGAGATATTTTATCAGATTTAGCTGGTGAGTTAGTTGGAAGTTTAGGATTGGCTCCATCAATCAATACGAACGAAAACCAGGCAATGGCACAAGCTGCTCATGGATCTGCTCCTGATATTGCTGGAAGAAATATTGCAAACCCTATTGGGATTATGCTTTCAACAGTTATGCTAATGGATTGGTTAAGTGAAAGACATAATGATCAAAAATTATCTGAATTAGGTAAGCTTGTTGAAAACGGTATCAACAAAACACTTGAAGATGGCGTGAAAACTGGTGATTTAGGTGGAAGTGCATCCACATCAGAATTTGCAGAAGCAATTGTCGATCGCATTAAAAGTGCAGTATTAAATTAATTGGAGGATCCAAGTTCAAATCATATCTATAATTGTTGAGCTTGGATCTGTAACAGAAAAGGGAGTTTTTTTATGAATGTGAAAAAGGAACTCATTGAAGCAGGAAAATATTTGAAAGCTAATCAACTTGCTTGGGGTACCTCAGGAAACATTAGTGCTAAATCTGATGAGGATCACATGCTCATCACGGCTTCTGGCACCTATATGGCTGATTTAAAAGAAGATGATTTTGTTACTTGCGAGATTGAAACTGGTAAATATGAAGGAACGCGTAAAGCATCTAAAGAAACTCCAATGCATACTGGGATTTATCGCATGAGAAAAGATGTGAAAGCAGTTTTACATTCATCACCTTTTTATACAACCCTTTTTGCCTGTAGCAACGAAAAGATTCATTCAGAGCTTTTTGTTGAAACCATGTATTACTTAGAAAATATTGCATATGTTGATTATTTTCATCCAGGGACTCAAGAACTCGGAGATGCAGTTACTGAACAAGCTACAAAAGCAAATATTATAATCCTTAAAAATCATGGTGTTGTTGTATATGATGACTCCATGTCTGAAGCAATTATGAGGCTTGAAACTTTAGAAATGGCTTGTCGTATGATCTTAAAGGCAAAAGAAAGTGGCGTTAAATTAAACCACATTCCTGAACATGTTGTAACAAGTTTCCTGGAAGATTCTCGATATAAACCAAGGAAGAAATTAGGGTGAAAGCTTTTCATATAAGGAGTGATTTTAAAAATGGGAAGAAAGATTGGATTAATTCATGCAACTCCTAACAGCGTTATTGCTATGGAGAATGCGATTGATGAATTTGCTCCCAATGTTAACTACCAAAACTTTATAGATAAAGAACTCCTTGATGCAGTCAATAGAGAGGGGAAAGTAACTGGAAAGTTGGTTCGCAGGATCATAAAACTTATTGAAAAAGCAGAAGAATCTGGGGTAGATGGTGTGGCTCTTTCATGCTCT
This Metabacillus endolithicus DNA region includes the following protein-coding sequences:
- a CDS encoding class II aldolase/adducin family protein, with the translated sequence MNVKKELIEAGKYLKANQLAWGTSGNISAKSDEDHMLITASGTYMADLKEDDFVTCEIETGKYEGTRKASKETPMHTGIYRMRKDVKAVLHSSPFYTTLFACSNEKIHSELFVETMYYLENIAYVDYFHPGTQELGDAVTEQATKANIIILKNHGVVVYDDSMSEAIMRLETLEMACRMILKAKESGVKLNHIPEHVVTSFLEDSRYKPRKKLG
- a CDS encoding MFS transporter: MVLRSVLLIVLGFQVALNLTRPIITLYASEMGATTFEIGILTAAFAFFPLIFAIQAGRIADKIGDRLPVLFGLIGLAIGMFFPYLFHSIWALYVSQFIIGVSNVFIAVSLQNVLGNVSTNENRDQYFSMFGMAVASGQLIGPILGGYISEHYSYSIAFLTALIISLVPILLFNRIPVILKRSIAKKESLKSSIGLLKEPALKKALISSALVLYSKDIFVAYFPLFAKQHNISNSSIGWIIALQGLAMIVVRFILPAVSKRLGRERVLWASIIIAGISFFLIPISDQIMILCFLSCLMGFGLGCGQPISMSTTYNASPKDRTGEVLGLRLSSNRLSQLIAPLFFGIIGTWLGVISVFIVSGMFLIGGSFFIRTGKKEKQVEEENIIIERKEVKNGY
- a CDS encoding LysR substrate-binding domain-containing protein → MQSIYKQDSHIGIVRGDHHWPYEKEIISEENICIISNSEIDIKDLPTMRRICYNTDPALNMVIDNWWKDNYSTPPLVTMNVDNMEIAKRMATNDLGYSIVPSIILEEHDKLFKMNLTNHNGENIKWTTWILYRKEFLTLSMVKEFVDFITDYFDENKCNLST
- a CDS encoding LysR family transcriptional regulator, translated to MSQPTLTYRLQQIEKEYDIKLLYRGRRGVEFTEQGEFLVKYADKMLTQLRDMEEALWNLGDNVRGTLRLSVARAIALYQLPKILRLFSQQHPQVDFNINTGLI
- a CDS encoding DUF6282 family protein, yielding MINLKDVIDLHIHSAPDIRVRSHNDLELAEQATKVGAKAIVIKSHHTPTMDRAWIVNQVYPKTNVFGSITLNHTVGGFNPYAVNYALELGAKIVWLPTIHAKNHLQKEGKSGGLEPVQDNKIVSDLIEIFKLIAEKKAVLATGHISPKEIFYVVDEATKHGVEKIVVTHPEFHIVGMTITDQKKLKDNYNVYFERTYAQPIGSGIYQSNLPINLEAIEEIGYHSTVVSTDGGQIENPKWNEALSNYIKFLFDNGISTEAIDTMTKHTPAKLLGLDI
- a CDS encoding methyl-accepting chemotaxis protein — encoded protein: MQKKMQNSISSKLMIIIIVIVALTGITVGGPGYFLAKKQLTEAGKNQLKQIVEGSLVLLEELNSQVKNNEITLDEAKEKARLKLLGPKLSNNEEYDYTQSSFSYKDAGYLVAYGSDYSAQLHPTNPIGQIPDDTSDREKMVQAAQASQIEKHYYIFSDEDEDTGKFKNKIAYMEKYEPWGWNVGVIVFEDEFYSELNIVRNYMTLLTLSIALLSILLFYFASKKKLKLLREVSTAAISVSKGDIVSAKLPESKDEIGQLGFAYNQMTEQLRLLISGLQNTSNHLLQSANDLSAISEETSATSEEIGMTLTEISAGAIAQSTDLSDIDKNVSLLNQSIERMNHHNNSIKDMTKNSEAATQQGQQIITKLKESNLIAFNASSAASLGVTNLSKKIQDISRITDTIESIASETNLLALNASIEAARAGENGKGFAVVANEVRKLAEQSNQATKQIQEMINSIETETENTVLLMSDTIERSEDLKESVVDTENEFIQISSAISETQQAVESLSKELEILTNKNKSITAAMNNASNVAEQSASSVEAITTSVDEQIIAISNISISAEKLCDLSQEMTSMIKKYNIKS
- a CDS encoding HPr family phosphocarrier protein; translation: MNRTIAQAVVEINQVASKFESSIVIITDDKVVDAKSMLGLSFSILTSKSFKLEIHGKDEEDAKNALKEVFVKNKLSVEINK
- a CDS encoding RraA family protein is translated as MEELFSSFQNIPTTCISDVFEGLNNLDPSIKPLKEDYKFAGRALTVKMPVGDNLVVLKAIREAKPGDVIIIDAKGDQYRAIAGDFVVGMAKTLGVSAIVVDGVIRDITGIKNLNFPVFCKGTAVAASGKAGVGEINVPISCGGTAIQPGDIVVGDADGVVVIPQSMGQEVLEKSREKLKKDEQREQDVSGNVEAIKKYLDNMLSK
- a CDS encoding isocitrate/isopropylmalate dehydrogenase family protein; translation: MKSYKLGVLSGDGIGPEIVSATVDVFKAAAEKLDVKFNWTDLPMGWEAIDKYNDPTPQVTKEALLQCDGWIMGPHDSAAYPEEHKAKRNPSGELRHTLDLYANVRPAKTMPGTKSVVGEADLVIYRENTEGFYTDRNMYVGTGEWQITEDVVVSTGVFTRKAVERIAHAAFKMAMQRRKKVTIVHKANVIKLGTGLFKRVCLEVAQQYPEVTVDDYHIDAMTAHLVRRAKDFDVIVTENMFGDILSDLAGELVGSLGLAPSINTNENQAMAQAAHGSAPDIAGRNIANPIGIMLSTVMLMDWLSERHNDQKLSELGKLVENGINKTLEDGVKTGDLGGSASTSEFAEAIVDRIKSAVLN